One Coffea eugenioides isolate CCC68of unplaced genomic scaffold, Ceug_1.0 ScVebR1_3493;HRSCAF=4715, whole genome shotgun sequence genomic window carries:
- the LOC113757967 gene encoding (+)-neomenthol dehydrogenase-like: MAEAKRYAIVTGANKGIGFEVCRHLASKGITVVLTARDEKRGLDALHKLKFSAGLSADHLLFHQLDVADSSSVASLAQFIKTQFGRLDILVNNAGIIGADIDSDAFKAAIAAGAVEEERANKVDWSSSIKETHELAVQCFQTNYYGAKRMIEAFVPLLQLSQSPRVVNVSSGAGKLKNIPSEWARGIFTDVDNLTEERVDEVLNQYLKDLKEGSREAKGWPSFLSSYTVSKAAMNAYTIVVAKKHPHIKINSVCPGFVKTDINFESGTLTAEEGADSIVRLALLPDDGPSGLFFIRSEISPLG, translated from the exons ATGGCAGAAGCAAAGAG GTATGCAATTGTGACCGGGGCAAACAAAGGGATAGGATTTGAGGTATGCAGGCACTTAGCTTCTAAAGGAATCACCGTGGTTCTGACTGCCAGGGATGAGAAGAGGGGACTCGATGCTCTTCACAAGCTCAAATTCTCTGCTGGTCTTTCTGCTGATCATTTGCTATTTCATCAGCTTGATGTGGCAGATTCGTCTAGCGTTGCTTCCCTTGCTCAATTCATCAAGACTCAGTTTGGAAGGCTTGATATCTTG GTGAATAATGCAGGAATTATTGGAGCTGATATAGACTCTGATGCTTTTAAAGCTGCGATTGCAGCTGGTGCTGTTGAAGAG GAACGAGCTAATAAAGTTGACTGGAGCAGTTCGATCAAAGAGACTCATGAATTGGCAGTACAATGCTTCCAAACAAACTATTATGGTGCCAAAAGAATGATTGAAGCCTTTGTTCCTCTTCTCCAATTATCTCAATCACCAAGAGTTGTCAACGTTTCCTCAGGCGCGGGAAAGCTAAAG AATATACCCAGTGAATGGGCCAGAGGGATATTCACTGATGTCGACAACCTTACAGAAGAGAGAGTGGATGAGGTGCTCAATCAGTACCTGAAAGACTTAAAAGAAGGTTCCAGAGAAGCCAAAGGCTGGCCTTCATTCCTGTCTTCTTATACAGTCTCGAAAGCAGCCATGAATGCATACACAATTGTTGTCGCAAAGAAGCATCCCCACATCAAGATCAATAGTGTCTGTCCTGGTTTTGTCAAAACGGATATAAACTTCGAATCCGGCACATTGACTGCAGAAGAAGGTGCTGACAGTATTGTGAGGCTGGCTCTGCTGCCTGATGATGGTCCTTCTGGCTTGTTCTTCATTCGCAGTGAAATATCACCTCTTGGATAG
- the LOC113757970 gene encoding (+)-neomenthol dehydrogenase-like, giving the protein MAESALFLSTKRVAVVTGANKGIGLEICRQLASKGVIVVLTARDQKKGIEAVQSLKATAPCDNVIFHQLDVADPSSIASLSDFIKTRFGKLDILVNNAAVLGVKVDSNALDSLADHPGGYINWNEVSTQAHDLAEECLKTNYYGPKSTTEAFAPLLKLSDSGRVVNVSSSSGKLKFIANNWAQTTLSDADCLTEDRIDEVLNEFLKDFKEGFLNAKGWPSFLSAYTLSKAALNAYTRIVAKKYPEWMINCVCPGYVKTDMNYHRGVLSSEEGAESPVWLALLPPGEKPSGLFFSQKIVSPF; this is encoded by the exons ATGGCAGAATCAGccctttttctttcaacaaaGAG GGTTGCAGTTGTTACAGGAGCGAACAAGGGGATAGGATTAGAGATATGTAGGCAATTAGCTTCCAAAGGGGTGATAGTGGTTTTAACTGCTAGAGACCAAAAAAAGGGCATTGAAGCTGTTCAAAGTCTCAAGGCCACGGCTCCTTGTGATAATGTCATTTTTCATCAGCTTGATGTGGCGGACCCATCAAGTATAGCTTCCCTGTCAGACTTTATCAAGACCCGATTTGGGAAGCTTGACATATTG GTAAACAATGCAGCTGTTCTTGGTGTTAAAGTGGATAGCAATGCTCTTGATTCTTTGGCTGATCAC CCAGGAGGATACATTAATTGGAATGAGGTTTCGACTCAAGCTCATGATTTGGCGGAAGAATGCTTAAAAACAAACTACTACGGACCAAAAAGCACAACTGAAGCATTTGCCCCCCTTCTCAAATTGTCTGATTCAGGAAGAGTTGTTAACGTTTCCTCCTCATCTGGGAAGCTAAAG TTCATAGCGAATAATTGGGCTCAAACAACACTAAGCGATGCAGATTGCCTTACTGAAGACAGGATTGATGAAGTACTGAATGAGTTTCTGAAAGATTTCAAAGAGGGTTTTCTGAATGCCAAAGGCTGGCCTTCTTTTCTGTCTGCTTATACATTATCAAAAGCTGCCTTAAATGCCTACACGAGGATTGTGGCTAAGAAGTATCCTGAGTGGATGATCAACTGTGTCTGCCCAGGCTATGTTAAAACTGATATGAATTACCATAGAGGCGTCTTATCCTCAGAAGAAGGTGCAGAAAGTCCCGTATGGCTGGCCCTGTTGCCCCCCGGGGAAAAGCCATCGGGATTGTTCTTCTCCCAGAAAATTGTCTCACCTTTCTAG
- the LOC113757975 gene encoding probable pectinesterase 8, whose amino-acid sequence MNPKGISLILFIGLIAILSSNQFRNAPLLILEYVNDLITLEMPSSSTVIPILMLGYNRGHHHHHHDDKKRKIVSICDDFPPDFPPPDTNTTSTICVDHNGCCNFTTVQAAVDAVEVLSSKRTIIWINNGIYFEKVIIPKTKPNISFQGQGFTSTAIVWNDTANSSHGTFYSGSVQVFAANFIAKNISFMNVAPIPGPGAVGAQAVAMRIAGDQAAFWGCGFFGAQDTLHDDRGRHYFKECYIQGSIDFVFGNGKSFYENCRLTSIANPVAVGARAITGAVTAHGRASKDENSGYAFVNCSIGGTGRIWLGRAWRPFSTVVFAYTSMSDIIASEGWNDFNDPSRDQTVFYGEYNCSGNGANTTLRVPYAQKLDDTQATPFLNISFIDGDQWLQPYS is encoded by the exons ATGAATCCTAAGGGCATATCCTTAATCCTTTTCATCGGCCTCATTGCTATTTTATCATCCAATCAATTCAGGAATGCACCTTTATTGATCCTTGAGTATGTTAACGATCTTATTACCCTTGAAATGCCCTCGTCATCTACCGTTATTCCGATTCTGATGCTTGGTTATAATAGaggtcatcatcatcatcatcacgatgacaagaaaaggaaaatagtgTCAATCTGTGATGATTTTCCACCTGATTTTCCCCCTCCAGATACCAACACAACATCCACAATATGTGTTGATCATAATGGTTGCTGCAACTTCACCACCGTACAAGCTGCTGTCGATGCTGTTGAAGTTCTCAGCTCGAAAAGGACTATAATATGGATAAATAATGGCATTTACTT CGAGAAAGTTATCATTCCGAAAACAAAACCAAACATCTCCTTTCAAGGACAAGGCTTTACGTCCACGGCAATTGTGTGGAATGATACAGCCAATTCTTCGCATGGCACATTTTACAGCGGCTCCGTTCAAGTTTTTGCTGCCAACTTCATAGCCAAGAATATAAGTTTCATG AACGTGGCCCCTATACCTGGTCCGGGAGCAGTGGGAGCACAAGCAGTAGCGATGAGAATAGCGGGAGACCAAGCGGCCTTCTGGGGTTGTGGGTTCTTTGGAGCGCAGGACACCCTGCATGATGACCGAGGCCGCCACTATTTTAAAGAATGTTACATACAAGGCTCCATTGATTTCGTCTTTGGCAATGGGAAATCATTTTATGAG AATTGCCGGTTAACCTCAATAGCGAACCCAGTGGCAGTAGGAGCAAGGGCGATAACCGGAGCAGTGACGGCGCATGGGCGAGCTTCCAAGGACGAAAACAGTGGCTATGCTTTCGTGAATTGCAGCATTGGAGGAACAGGAAGAATCTGGCTGGGACGAGCGTGGAGGCCCTTCTCCACTGTTGTGTTTGCTTACACTTCTATGTCTGACATCATTGCTTCTGAGGGATGGAATGACTTCAATGATCCTTCCAGAGACCA GACTGTTTTCTATGGGGAGTACAATTGTTCTGGCAATGGAGCTAATACAACACTAAGGGTGCCTTATGCCCAAAAGCTCGATGACACACAAGCTACACCTTTTCTGAATATTTCTTTCATCGATGGTGATCAGTGGCTGCAACCATACAGTTAG